The nucleotide sequence TGTTTTGCTTGACTAATTCCCAAACTAATCAGATGCATTTCTAAAATTGGTAAAAAGCCTTTATAGTCTTCATAAGTGCCATCATTTACAATCTTTATTTCGCCATTTTTAACTTTTTTACCCTGTTCATCAACCACATAAATTGTTAATAATTTTGGCTCAACCCATTCCCCTATAAAGCCATGCTTATTTGTTTTGGGATTTTTTCTACCTTTTTTATTAATCCTAATTCTACTCCTGCCACCATCTACAGCAATTACAACTCTTTGGTCTTTAAGTATATTCCCATCAGGTAATTTACCTTGTTGCAAGTTAGATATTTTAGTTTGACGTAAATCAATGCCGATTTGACCAAATTTATATGTCAATCGTTCAATTCGTTTAAGACTAATATTAATTCCCCAATCAACCAGGATTGTATGTGCGGCTTCAAAAGAACTAGCTATAGCACCATATTTTGCAATATATGACCAAACTAATGGGGTCAAGCCTTCTGACATTCCTAACCATTTTAACAAAGGACAGAATCCAACATTAGGAGATTTTTTCTTCGCTTTTTTTCTCTTTTTTGAACAACGTATGGTAATTTAAGATTTACTATAACATTACCTACTGTTAATATTTCCCTCTTCGTATAACCGTGTCTTTGCGTGTCGGTATGCCACCATCCTTTGGTTTGATTAATTGCTGTTTGATGAGCCGACTCTGATTGAGAAAGCTTATGCAATAATATGGCGATACATTGACCCGCTAAAACTAACGCAGCTTGTCTAATTGTTTCTTCTTTTTCTTTAACTATTCTTCCAGACCATTCCTCGATATTTTTCAACTCTAAAAGTTTCGTCACATCCTCTTTAAAATCTGATAATGAATCGGCAAAATTTAGATTTGCATATATGTTGTTCTCCATAAAAGTAGATATTTCCTATTTCAAAACTATTCTTGAAAGGAAATTTTACCTTTTTATAGTCGCAACAATGTACAGAAACCTCGTTTTTAGCACACGTTGTGTCTTCTAACGAATATTACTCAGGTTATTGTATTAAATATTTAGTATATACGTAAGATGTTATTAGCGATCGCTCTCCAGGTGGGGTCATCTCACAAAATCGCATTGCTCCCTTCCTCCACATCTTGCTCACGCAGTCCCTGCAAATTCACTAAACGGTAAGCACAATCAAGCCAAAGCTCCTCACGACGACTAGTAATCAATACCCAAGATTTCCCACTCCGCAAATCTTTAAGAAACCATTGTAAATTCTGTCGCTCACTAGCACTCAATAACGGCTCATTCCCCGCCGGGAACCCCGCAACTGGTTCAAAGTTATCCCAAATCAACAAACAAGTTTGATGTTTCAGATAGTTTAATACAGCTTGCTGTTGTTTATCAGCCGCATACTGGGAAAATTTATCTCCCCAAACCTTCCTACCCACTTGATTGACAACATTACTCAAGGTTGCGCCATCTTCAAAGGAGATAAAGAATATCAGAGAGCGTCCCTGAGTATCATCTAGCCATCGAGCAAAACCTCCAGCTAACTCAGTTTTACCCACACCTCCCATACCTTGCAACAACACAATATTGTTTTGGCGAAATGCCCGTTCTAAAAGTAAAATATCGTAATCTCTCCCAGTAAAACCGTAGCGTCCCTCCTGGGGAAAATCCACTAAATTACTAACAGTTTCTTCAAAGTAACTTTCAATATCATCAACTGTATTTGCGGGTGTAAACGGTGTATAGTTTTCTTGTTGATATAGCACCGGGACTAGCCAATCTTGTAGCGGTTTTTCTCCTTTGGGGCTGGGACGCTGTGGCTGATTTAAAACTTCCTTTCGCCCTGCACTTACTGCCGTTGAGAGACTTTTACCTGCTGCTAGTTCGCCGTACAATCGCCCCATGAAATGTTTAGCAGCTTGGGCATATAGACTATAAGCCATTGCTACCACACCCTTAGCCCCCAAGGACACTAAGCGCGTCGCCACTGAAGAAAACTTTTCTTCTCCCTCCTGAGCAGATTTGCAAGCATTCAAGACAAAAATCGGCACGCAACAATCTGCTAAATTCTGAGCAATTTTCGCTGCTGTAATAATTTGTGGTGAACCATCGAACGCTTCAAATACTAAAACTCCTTGTCCCGCAGCACCGAAGCTATGCTGAAATCCTTGGCTGTTGGGGTCAAAATCGCCATGTCCATCAAAGTGAACAATATGATAAAACCCTGGTTTGTCATTTAATTCCCGCTCAAACTGCTCAAAGCTGGGTGGACGCAATACTTTAATATTGACTTTTTTACGAATATTTGATATTGAGTCTAGAAGAGGACGAGCAATGGTTTTGAGAGCAATATCTTTTTCACCATAAGGTCGGGCAATTACTAGCAAAATATTCAGTTTATCTTGGGGTAATTCTCCCATTTCTGCTCGGATAGCATAGTCGCTGAGACTGCGAGACATACCTGCTAAAGAAGGAGCGAGAAACTGGCGATCGGTTGGTGAGTAAAGTAACTCCCAAGGCAAATTTAGCACTTCTGGATTATCAGAAGCAATCACCAACTCGCACTCACGTAACCCTTCTCTGGTAGATTCCTGAAAAAATTGCCGCCCTTGCTCACTACTGCGAAACACTAACTCAAATAACTGTTCTCCCCAAGTCTGCAACTTTTGCTCAATTTTTATCGCATTATCTGGGGCTAGTCCATAGGGGAAGCGCAGATACTCTTCCAGATACCAGCGCAAATCTTCTAATGCTTTTTTATCAAAGGGATGCTCAAAAGTTACTGCTGGTGCAGTGCGACGATTCGCTTGTCCCCGTTGCCAAGAAAGTTGAATCGAATTTCCCTCATGAGTAATCTGCAAGCAATTTTTCGCCATATTTGCTGCCCTTGTAACTAATTAATTTTATGCGATGGAATTCCGATTTTATTTGTGAAAAACTGGGACAGTCGAAGCCTTGCATGAGAGAGATTAAAGCTTCAGTATATCTGGTGAGATTCAAGCTGGATTCCTATATATAAGGAGTCTAATTTAGTATCACTATATCTGGTGAGATTCAAGCTGGATTCCTATATATAAGGAGTCTAATTTAGTATCACTCCCCCAATGGGGGATTTTTTAGGGCAATGAGCGAAAAACACCGCCATGAACACGCCCAATTATAGTGTCTTACTGCAAAGCTTTTGGACACCACCTCGTACACCCCTTACAGAAAATTCAAACTCAAATAACCATCCTACTGAACCTACAGATATTGCTGAATTTATAGGTGAAGATTTACTATGGCAGCAAACTATTCCTGCAAAAGAACCTAATCTGAAAAATATCCCTAATGACCTACCAAATAAATTAATTAAAGCACTTCACTCATTAGGAATCACCCAACTTTACTCTCACCAACTTCAAGCCTTACAAGCAATTAGACAAGGTAAAAGTTTAATCCTCACCTCTCCCACAGCCAGTGGCAAAACTCTCAGCACATACCCCGCCATTCTGGAAGGTTGTATAAATGAAGAACATCGAGCATTAGCATTTTATGGACTTCGAGCATTAGCACTAGACCAGTTCCATAAAATCTCTGAACTACTCTCAAGTATGCCAACACAATCCAGACCTATACTGGCAATGATCACTGGAGATGTCAAATCAGAAAAACGAGAACAAATCCTCAAGAGCGAACCGCATATATTAGGTGTCACTCCAGAATTAATCCACTTTCAACTCAAGCAAGCTTGGAAATCCGCGCATTGGGCAAACTTTTATCAGCGATTGCGCTATGTGCTGCTTGACGAAGCTCATACCCTTTCCGGTAGCTATGGCGCAAATATGGCATGGTTGATTCGTCGCATTAAACTAGCAGTAGATCATTACGGCGGTGACTCCAAGAAACTACAATTTATCTTCCTGAGTGCCACTTGTGGTAATCCTAAACAACTGGCTCTGAAAATCTCTGGTTTAAAACCAACTAAACTCAACCCCAAACCCCTGATTTGGATTCGCAAAAGTGGAGCACCTTCACCATCTAGACAAGTAATTGTCACTCAGCCCAGTTACAATCTGACTGGTGATACCGCTCGGATTATTCAATTTTTGCTCAATCAAGGTAAATCAGGTATCGCCTTTTGTAACTCCCGGCGTAGTGTGCGAGAAGTAACAGAACTGCTCAAATCAAACCAAGTAGCAGCATTTTACAGTGGTATCACTTCCGAGCGTCGGGCAGAAGTCGTTGACCAACTCCAGTCTGGCACGATCAAATGGATTATTGCCACAGAAGCTTTAGAAGCAGGAATTGACCTACCAGAGTTAGAATGTTGCATTTTGCGTGGCTGGCCTGGTTCCAAAATGGCGTACCAGCAACGCAGTGGTCGAGCCGGTCGTTCTCAGTCTGGACTGACAGTGCTGCTTCCCAATGCTCTCAATCCCATTGACTGCTATGTAGCTGAACATCCAGAAATGCTGGTATCGCCAGAAGCTGAGGAAGTGTTCTTTAATGACGAATATCCCATCTTTGCTGCCAAGCATTTGATGTGTGCAGCTGCAGAAACTGGTATTCCTACTAATAAAATCAAGCACTACTTTGGCACAGCAGCTTACGAGGTAGCAAAACTCCTGTTAGCCCAAGGACATCTAAATAAAGGTCGTAATGGACTGTGGGCAAAGGGTTATCCCCATAAAGATGTTAACTTTCGGGGTGGCTTATCTCAAACTACCATCAAGCTAGTAGATGCAGAAT is from Nostoc cf. commune SO-36 and encodes:
- a CDS encoding CHAT domain-containing protein yields the protein MAKNCLQITHEGNSIQLSWQRGQANRRTAPAVTFEHPFDKKALEDLRWYLEEYLRFPYGLAPDNAIKIEQKLQTWGEQLFELVFRSSEQGRQFFQESTREGLRECELVIASDNPEVLNLPWELLYSPTDRQFLAPSLAGMSRSLSDYAIRAEMGELPQDKLNILLVIARPYGEKDIALKTIARPLLDSISNIRKKVNIKVLRPPSFEQFERELNDKPGFYHIVHFDGHGDFDPNSQGFQHSFGAAGQGVLVFEAFDGSPQIITAAKIAQNLADCCVPIFVLNACKSAQEGEEKFSSVATRLVSLGAKGVVAMAYSLYAQAAKHFMGRLYGELAAGKSLSTAVSAGRKEVLNQPQRPSPKGEKPLQDWLVPVLYQQENYTPFTPANTVDDIESYFEETVSNLVDFPQEGRYGFTGRDYDILLLERAFRQNNIVLLQGMGGVGKTELAGGFARWLDDTQGRSLIFFISFEDGATLSNVVNQVGRKVWGDKFSQYAADKQQQAVLNYLKHQTCLLIWDNFEPVAGFPAGNEPLLSASERQNLQWFLKDLRSGKSWVLITSRREELWLDCAYRLVNLQGLREQDVEEGSNAIL
- a CDS encoding DEAD/DEAH box helicase, with protein sequence MNTPNYSVLLQSFWTPPRTPLTENSNSNNHPTEPTDIAEFIGEDLLWQQTIPAKEPNLKNIPNDLPNKLIKALHSLGITQLYSHQLQALQAIRQGKSLILTSPTASGKTLSTYPAILEGCINEEHRALAFYGLRALALDQFHKISELLSSMPTQSRPILAMITGDVKSEKREQILKSEPHILGVTPELIHFQLKQAWKSAHWANFYQRLRYVLLDEAHTLSGSYGANMAWLIRRIKLAVDHYGGDSKKLQFIFLSATCGNPKQLALKISGLKPTKLNPKPLIWIRKSGAPSPSRQVIVTQPSYNLTGDTARIIQFLLNQGKSGIAFCNSRRSVREVTELLKSNQVAAFYSGITSERRAEVVDQLQSGTIKWIIATEALEAGIDLPELECCILRGWPGSKMAYQQRSGRAGRSQSGLTVLLPNALNPIDCYVAEHPEMLVSPEAEEVFFNDEYPIFAAKHLMCAAAETGIPTNKIKHYFGTAAYEVAKLLLAQGHLNKGRNGLWAKGYPHKDVNFRGGLSQTTIKLVDAESGEELEEISEDIAHREVHPQAIYKRQDTNGRMLTYQCISLDLNSKQAILKQTADSPLFTVAVTESETSSLTVLTDPVKLPLLFSQVSEVDDCQEYLTLSLSFGEVKHITSGYSLMTQIYEQTCLNKRCLNYKEPLPKEHRCPLCTKLTRKALIVKTLSEEKFEQPFRTRFSAPMVKVAINSSAREYLQHFAKETRTSLTRSGEPIPPGYQQLWEYSSTLIAIHTFGHQIMRALQLVARVDPKQVNFTVVKELGENNNYTGYFYDTSDGGNGAAEAVFKHLPKLADAARAIARDCNCDTGCAKCLIQHGCPDGNTALLKQMGLLLLDAIASTEA